In the genome of Magnolia sinica isolate HGM2019 chromosome 2, MsV1, whole genome shotgun sequence, one region contains:
- the LOC131237436 gene encoding putative 1-phosphatidylinositol-3-phosphate 5-kinase FAB1D isoform X1 gives MSPYATPLISPAISTTTFESCGEFSADLNLQRRDHGDGALDTGQGTGHLEDGCNVVKRSGNFTLSFPPMGGIHKSSSITVGNLEDSNGEKAKLSLQDYTSKDVQVTGVDDDSSGVNNVTEKSIRSLTSFMERVELPELFSIETDPHIWQLPEPEDKEDDIGCSVANNDDDDEYTDGTKWVQSSSLGSIDDEFGSSYRFKEERQKAMVEVMNGYFKAVVGQLLRSEGIDFSEEAGESWLDIIVSLSWEAATLVKPDATEGRQMDPGSYVKVKCSASGSHSQSQVIRGLVFKKNAAHKHMPTKYKKPRLLLLPGVLGQRADGLSSFNSMEQEMDYLRTFTEMIEMCKPNVVLVEKNVSRDIQESLLVKEITLVFDMKLPRLERISRCTGSNIVPFDDSSLDPKLKQCDSFHIEKFVEEHNSSGEGGKRQSKTLMFFEGFPKPLGCTILLRGAHSDELKRVKCVVQNAVFLAYHLILETSFLVDQRAIFSTVQTVGIGNGFPTDKESPFVRCASSFNSTMAIVDGYSDGVSSSHTSDITTSNGYQEKSANEGSYHSFDLDSAANSISSVASPHVDSFEGGVRQSASFDNALNNREIHHLETSHEPLPTPVLPGQLFSSLSASLKRVLGESFPHVPSASYQSISAYFSLKENDQDNQNLGLFSVSPSLEPLDDETEANGGVDKEKSPDGIFDREEAVSVPSSPELSVGHCNADIRKEAQLSDKDEGLNVLDLQCILVYLSSRRGLKGTVCKQHQLFRIKYYGDNDMSLGRFFLRYLLNQQHCCSECLEPPEAHVYSYTHQNGKLTVHVKRLPPGTLLPGEAEGRLWMWTLCLKCKQENGMLKPTRRVVMSSAARGLSLGKFLELSFSDQSVSSRLSSCGHSLHRDCLHFYGLGSLVAVFSYSSVDIYTACMPPPVLEFSNPNGQDWLYSEAKDVLEKGHLLFMEVMNSLQKIVSRISLSKQPTNLAGSLKELSEIEEMLRQEKSDFEASLQKAINKKGKLGQTVHQILGLNRLSHELLLELYVWDRRLHALGLSTGANNGTQNSVHEEQLQLHEDAAAGRGIENTNTVEYSEKKLEDPIHIASMKNEGSLSFDDCSHIGNLSNVEVEVKPKMVEPSLSEENAAKHIQVSYPFSADMVLESADSSSGIHNSIDANAAEKLSVERVLDLSARLCDQAHSLIYDHSQTSEAIPIMARSVSVTDVNQKAETANISASGEASANSSFKESHLSSLPPDLEDSEGWVWTPFSETRKAYRKDLQRGYSQKFEFINSYTPAYLSTANQLITQEKSRLQFPVDSEDNVVSVYEDEFSSIIACAVALLQDRYSSGENIAERSSRKEKEGEMEKSIESPYGSVSDFSMSYRQWSSSGSLDLEGIISSQSVSSDESVSGSDGFFMADTLLSSKSLHPEIPLGVGKLPGKSKYSVVCIFAKQFYALRRRCCPSELDYISSLSRCKKWDAQGGKSGVYFAKTLDDRFIVKQVKKTELDSFLKFGPEYFKHISHSLSSGSQSCLAKILGIYQVIIRQSKSGKEVKIDLMVMENLFFGRNVSRVYDLKGAHHRCASDAKGAKKVLLDQNFVDDMLLSPFYVGGKTKHLLQRAIWNDTSFLTSINVMDYSLLLGVDKQRQEIVFGIIDYLRQYTWDKHLETWVKAFPKNELPTVVSPKEYKKRFRNFMSNHFLTVPDRWGSDPFSGPCKSCRNGSDGLFSTK, from the exons ATGAGTCCTTATGCAACACCTTTGATCAGTCCAGCAATTTCAACAACTACCTTTGAAAGCTGCG GTGAGTTTTCTGCTGATCTGAACTTGCAGAGAAG GGATCATGGAGATGGAGCTTTGGATACCGGTCAAGGGACTGGGCATTTAGAAGATGGGTGCAATGTTGTGAAAAGGTCTGGCAACTTTACTCTGTCTTTCCCACCAATGGGGGGAATTCATAAATCCAGTTCAATAACAGTGGGAAATCTTGAGGACAGTAACGGTGAGAAGGCTAAGTTGAGCCTTCAAGACTACACATCAAAAGATGTTCAAGTTACAGGAGTTGATGATGATTCATCAGGAGTAAACAATGTGACTGAAAAATCAATTCGATCGCTTACATCATTTATGGAAAGGGTTGAACTTCCTGAGCTGTTTAGTATCGAAACAGATCCCCACATCTGGCAACTTCCCGAACCAGAAGACAAAGAAGACGACATTGGGTGCAGCGTGgctaataatgatgatgatgacgaataTACAGACGGTACCAAATGGGTTCAATCAAGCTCTTTGGGTAGCATTGACGATGAATTTGGCAgtagttataggtttaaggaggAACGGCAGAAGGCAATGGTGGAGGTAATGAATGGCTATTTCAAGGCTGTCGTAGGCCAGCTTCTTAGATCTGAGGGAATAGATTTCTCAGAGGAGGCTGGTGAGAGTTGGCTTGATATCATTGTTTCTTTATCATGGGAAGCTGCTACACTTGTCAAGCCTGATGCTACTGAGGGCAGACAGATGGATCCTGGATCATATGTGAAAGTAAAATGCAGTGCATCTGGTTCGCACAGTCAGAg CCAAGTTATCAGGGGTTTGGTGTTTAAGAAGAATGCTGCACACAAGCATATGCCAACCAAGTACAAGAAACCTCGGTTATTACTGCTTCCGGGGGTGCTCGGGCAACGTGCAGATGGATTGTCATCATTTAATTCAATGGAACAG GAAATGGATTATCTGAGGACTTTCACAGAGATGATAGAAATGTGCAAACCAAATGTAGTTCTGGTGGAGAAAAATGTTTCCCGTGACATACAAGAGTCCCTTCTGGTGAAAGAAATAACATTAGTCTTTGACATGAAGCTTCCACGCTTGGAGAGAATTTCTCGGTGTACTGGTTCAAATATTGTTCCCTTTGACGATAGTTCATTGGATCCAAAGCTGAAACAATGTGATtcattccatattgaaaaatttgTGGAGGAACACAATAGTTCTGGTGAAGGTGGAAAGCGCCAAAGTAAAACTTTAAtgttctttgagggttttccaaaACCTTTGGGTTGTACG ATTTTgctacgtggagcccacagtgatgaatTGAAGAGAGTTAAATGTGTGGTTCAGAACGCTGTCTTTTTGGCATATCATTTAATCCTGGAAACTTCATTTCTGGTAGACCAAAGAGCAATCTTTTCTACCGTCCAAACTGTCGGAATAGGAAATGGTTTTCCAACAGATAAAGAATCACCGTTTGTCAGATGTGCTAGTTCATTTAATTCAACTATGGCTATTGTCGACGGGTATTCTGATGGTGTTTCTTCATCACATACTTCAGACATTACCACTTCTAATGGTTACCAAGAAAAATCTGCTAATGAAGGATCATACCACAGTTTCGATTTGGATTCCGCAGCAAATTCTATATCATCTGTAGCTAGCCCTCATGTTGATTCTTTTGAAGGTGGTGTTAGGCAAAGTGCTTCATTTGACAATGCATTGAACAACAGAGAAATTCACCATCTGGAGACATCTCATGAGCCACTACCCACACCAGTTCTTCCTGGGCAGTTATTCTCATCATTGTCGGCTTCTCTTAAAAGGGTTCTTGGAGAAAGCTTCCCTCATGTCCCTTCTGCTTCCTACCAGTCCATTTCTGCATATTTCAGCTTGAAGGAAAATGATCAAGACAATCAGAATTTGGGCCTTTTCTCTGTTTCTCCATCTCTTGAACCACTTGATGATGAGACAGAAGCAAATGGTGGAGTTGACAAAGAGAAGTCTCCTGATGGCATTTTTGATAGAGAAGAAGCTGTGTCTGTGCCATCTTCTCCTGAACTCTCTGTGGGACACTGCAACGCTGATATTCGTAAAGAAGCCCAACTGTCAGATAAGGATGAAGGCTTAAACGTGTTGGATCTTCAGTGCATTTTGGTTTATCTGTCGAGCCGGCGTGGCTTGAAAGGGACTGTTTGTAAGCAACACCAGCTTTTCCGTATAAAGTACTATGGGGACAACGACATGTCCCTGGGACGTTTCTTTCTCCGCTACTTACTGAATCAG CAACACTGTTGCTCCGAATGTCTTGAACCACCAGAAGCACATGTGTACTCATACACTCATCAGAATGGGAAGCTCACAGTACATGTCAAACGACTTCCTCCTGGGACGCTTTTGCCTGGTGAAGCAGAAGGGAGGCTTTGGATGTGGACCCTTTGCTTAAAGTGCAAGCAAGAGAATGGTATGCTGAAACCTACACGGAGAGTGGTGATGTCTAGTGCAGCGCGTGGTCTATCACTTGGAAAGTTCTTAGAACTTAGCTTTTCAGATCAGTCAGTTTCTAGTAGATTATCCAGCTGTGGGCATTCACTGCACCGTGATTGCCTTCATTTCTACGG ATTGGGCTCCTTAGTTGCAGTGTTCAGCTATTCCTCTGTCGACATCTACACAGCATGTATGCCACCACCAGTTTTGGAGTTTAGTAATCCGAATGGACAGGACTGGCTATATAGTGAGGCTAAAGAT gTTCTTGAAAAAGGACATTTACTGTTCATGGAGGTTATGAACTCACTGCAAAAGATAGTCTCCAGAATCTCGCTTTCAAAGCAACCTACGAACCTTGCAGGTTCTTTGAAAGAACTATCCGAGATTGAAGAGATGTTGAGACAAGAAAAGTCTGACTTTGAG GCATCTTtgcaaaaggctataaataagaaAGGAAAGCTGGGACAAACCGTGCATCAGATTCTTGGTTTGAATCGTTTAAGCCACGAACTTCTACTAGAATTGTATGTTTGGGATCGCCGCTTGCATGCTCTTGGGTTGTCTACCGGAGCTAACAATGGCACTCAAAACTCAGTGCATGAAGAGCAATTACAATTGCATGAGGATGCTGCTGCTGGTAGaggaattgaaaatacaaatacaGTGGAGTACAGTGAAAAAAAACTTGAAGATCCCATTCATATTGCTTCCATGAAAAATGAAGGATCCTTATCTTTTGATGATTGCTCCCACATTGGAAACCTTAGCAATGTAGAAGTGGAGGTCAAACCCAAGATGGTGGAACCATCTCTTTCAGAGGAAAATGCAGCTAAACATATTCAAGTTTCATACCCCTTTTCAGCTGATATGGTTTTAGAATCTGCGGATTCGAGCAGCGGAATCCATAATTCTATTGATGCCAATGCTGCTGAGAAGCTTTCAGTGGAACGAGTTCTAGACCTGTCTGCTAGACTGTGCGATCAAGCTCACTCACTCATCTATGATCATTCACAGACAAGCGAGGCTATCCCAATTATGGCACGCTCTGTATCTGTCACTGATGTAAATCAGAAAGCTGAGACAGCTAACATCTCAGCATCAGGCGAGGCGTCTGCTAACTCGTCATTCAAGGAATCACATCTAAGTTCTTTGCCGCCCGACTTAGAGGACTCGGAAGGCTGGGTGTGGACACCTTTCTCAGAAACTCGCAAGGCATACCGGAAGGATCTCCAGAGAGGATACTCACAGAAGTTTGAATTTATCAATAGCTATACTCCTGCGTACCTTTCAACTGCGAATCAGCTGATTACCCAAGAAAAGTCGAGGTTACAATTCCCAGTCGATTCAGAAGACAATGTTGTGTCCGTTTATGAGGATGAATTTTCAAGCATAATTGCCTGTGCTGTAGCGTTACTGCAGGACCGGTATAGTTCAGGTGAAAACATAGCTGAAAGAAGTAgtaggaaagagaaagaaggagagatggAAAAATCAATTGAGAGTCCATATGGATCAGTCTCTGACTTTTCTATGAGTTACCGTCAATGGTCCTCAAGTGGGTCTTTAGATCTAGAAGGAATAATTTCGTCGCAGAGTGTTTCTTCTGATGAGTCTGTCTCGGGTTCTGATGGATTTTTCATGGCAGACACTTTGCTATCTTCAAAGTCTCTCCACCCAGAAATCCCTTTAGGGGTTGGAAAGTTACCGGGTAAAAGTAAATATTCAGTAGTTTGCATATTCGCAAAACAGTTCTACGCTCTTCGGAGGAGGTGCTGTCCATCGGaactcgattacatctcttccctCAGCCGTTGTAAGAAGTGGgatgctcaaggtgggaagagtgGAGTTTACTTTGCAAAGACATTGGATGATCGGTTTATTGTAAAGCAAGTCAAGAAGACTGAACTTGATTCGTTTTTGAAGTTCGGCCCAGAGTATTTCAAGCACATTTCTCATTCGTTGAGTTCAGGGAGCCAATCGTGCCTCGCGAAGATTCTTGGGATATATCAG GTCATTATTAGACAATCTAAAAGTGGCAAAGAAGTGAAAATCGATCTCATGGTGATGGAGAATCTTTTCTTCGGTCGAAATGTTTCACGCGTGTATGATCTTAAAGGTGCTCATCATCGATGTGCTTCAGATGCAAAAGGCGCTAAAAAAGTTCTTCTAGATCAGAActttgttgatgacatgcttctctctcctttttatgtCGGTGGAAAAACTAAGCATCTCTTGCAAAGGGCAATTTGGAATGACACATCCTTCCTTACT TCGATCAATGTCATGGATTACTCTTTACTTCTCGGAGTGGACAAGCAGCGCCAGGAGATCGTATTTGGCATCATTGATTATCTGAGGCAGTATACCTGGGACAAACATCTTGAAACATGGGTGAAGGCTTTTCCGAAAAATGAATTGCCGACAGTTGTTTCCCCAAAAGAATACAAAAAGAGATTCAGAAACTTCATGTCCAATCACTTCTTGACAGTTCCGGACCGTTGGGGCTCCGACCCATTTTCAGGCCCTTGCAAGTCTTGTCGCAATGGCAGTGATGGATTGTTCTCAactaaataa
- the LOC131237436 gene encoding 1-phosphatidylinositol-3-phosphate 5-kinase FAB1B isoform X2 → MDHGDGALDTGQGTGHLEDGCNVVKRSGNFTLSFPPMGGIHKSSSITVGNLEDSNGEKAKLSLQDYTSKDVQVTGVDDDSSGVNNVTEKSIRSLTSFMERVELPELFSIETDPHIWQLPEPEDKEDDIGCSVANNDDDDEYTDGTKWVQSSSLGSIDDEFGSSYRFKEERQKAMVEVMNGYFKAVVGQLLRSEGIDFSEEAGESWLDIIVSLSWEAATLVKPDATEGRQMDPGSYVKVKCSASGSHSQSQVIRGLVFKKNAAHKHMPTKYKKPRLLLLPGVLGQRADGLSSFNSMEQEMDYLRTFTEMIEMCKPNVVLVEKNVSRDIQESLLVKEITLVFDMKLPRLERISRCTGSNIVPFDDSSLDPKLKQCDSFHIEKFVEEHNSSGEGGKRQSKTLMFFEGFPKPLGCTILLRGAHSDELKRVKCVVQNAVFLAYHLILETSFLVDQRAIFSTVQTVGIGNGFPTDKESPFVRCASSFNSTMAIVDGYSDGVSSSHTSDITTSNGYQEKSANEGSYHSFDLDSAANSISSVASPHVDSFEGGVRQSASFDNALNNREIHHLETSHEPLPTPVLPGQLFSSLSASLKRVLGESFPHVPSASYQSISAYFSLKENDQDNQNLGLFSVSPSLEPLDDETEANGGVDKEKSPDGIFDREEAVSVPSSPELSVGHCNADIRKEAQLSDKDEGLNVLDLQCILVYLSSRRGLKGTVCKQHQLFRIKYYGDNDMSLGRFFLRYLLNQQHCCSECLEPPEAHVYSYTHQNGKLTVHVKRLPPGTLLPGEAEGRLWMWTLCLKCKQENGMLKPTRRVVMSSAARGLSLGKFLELSFSDQSVSSRLSSCGHSLHRDCLHFYGLGSLVAVFSYSSVDIYTACMPPPVLEFSNPNGQDWLYSEAKDVLEKGHLLFMEVMNSLQKIVSRISLSKQPTNLAGSLKELSEIEEMLRQEKSDFEASLQKAINKKGKLGQTVHQILGLNRLSHELLLELYVWDRRLHALGLSTGANNGTQNSVHEEQLQLHEDAAAGRGIENTNTVEYSEKKLEDPIHIASMKNEGSLSFDDCSHIGNLSNVEVEVKPKMVEPSLSEENAAKHIQVSYPFSADMVLESADSSSGIHNSIDANAAEKLSVERVLDLSARLCDQAHSLIYDHSQTSEAIPIMARSVSVTDVNQKAETANISASGEASANSSFKESHLSSLPPDLEDSEGWVWTPFSETRKAYRKDLQRGYSQKFEFINSYTPAYLSTANQLITQEKSRLQFPVDSEDNVVSVYEDEFSSIIACAVALLQDRYSSGENIAERSSRKEKEGEMEKSIESPYGSVSDFSMSYRQWSSSGSLDLEGIISSQSVSSDESVSGSDGFFMADTLLSSKSLHPEIPLGVGKLPGKSKYSVVCIFAKQFYALRRRCCPSELDYISSLSRCKKWDAQGGKSGVYFAKTLDDRFIVKQVKKTELDSFLKFGPEYFKHISHSLSSGSQSCLAKILGIYQVIIRQSKSGKEVKIDLMVMENLFFGRNVSRVYDLKGAHHRCASDAKGAKKVLLDQNFVDDMLLSPFYVGGKTKHLLQRAIWNDTSFLTSINVMDYSLLLGVDKQRQEIVFGIIDYLRQYTWDKHLETWVKAFPKNELPTVVSPKEYKKRFRNFMSNHFLTVPDRWGSDPFSGPCKSCRNGSDGLFSTK, encoded by the exons AT GGATCATGGAGATGGAGCTTTGGATACCGGTCAAGGGACTGGGCATTTAGAAGATGGGTGCAATGTTGTGAAAAGGTCTGGCAACTTTACTCTGTCTTTCCCACCAATGGGGGGAATTCATAAATCCAGTTCAATAACAGTGGGAAATCTTGAGGACAGTAACGGTGAGAAGGCTAAGTTGAGCCTTCAAGACTACACATCAAAAGATGTTCAAGTTACAGGAGTTGATGATGATTCATCAGGAGTAAACAATGTGACTGAAAAATCAATTCGATCGCTTACATCATTTATGGAAAGGGTTGAACTTCCTGAGCTGTTTAGTATCGAAACAGATCCCCACATCTGGCAACTTCCCGAACCAGAAGACAAAGAAGACGACATTGGGTGCAGCGTGgctaataatgatgatgatgacgaataTACAGACGGTACCAAATGGGTTCAATCAAGCTCTTTGGGTAGCATTGACGATGAATTTGGCAgtagttataggtttaaggaggAACGGCAGAAGGCAATGGTGGAGGTAATGAATGGCTATTTCAAGGCTGTCGTAGGCCAGCTTCTTAGATCTGAGGGAATAGATTTCTCAGAGGAGGCTGGTGAGAGTTGGCTTGATATCATTGTTTCTTTATCATGGGAAGCTGCTACACTTGTCAAGCCTGATGCTACTGAGGGCAGACAGATGGATCCTGGATCATATGTGAAAGTAAAATGCAGTGCATCTGGTTCGCACAGTCAGAg CCAAGTTATCAGGGGTTTGGTGTTTAAGAAGAATGCTGCACACAAGCATATGCCAACCAAGTACAAGAAACCTCGGTTATTACTGCTTCCGGGGGTGCTCGGGCAACGTGCAGATGGATTGTCATCATTTAATTCAATGGAACAG GAAATGGATTATCTGAGGACTTTCACAGAGATGATAGAAATGTGCAAACCAAATGTAGTTCTGGTGGAGAAAAATGTTTCCCGTGACATACAAGAGTCCCTTCTGGTGAAAGAAATAACATTAGTCTTTGACATGAAGCTTCCACGCTTGGAGAGAATTTCTCGGTGTACTGGTTCAAATATTGTTCCCTTTGACGATAGTTCATTGGATCCAAAGCTGAAACAATGTGATtcattccatattgaaaaatttgTGGAGGAACACAATAGTTCTGGTGAAGGTGGAAAGCGCCAAAGTAAAACTTTAAtgttctttgagggttttccaaaACCTTTGGGTTGTACG ATTTTgctacgtggagcccacagtgatgaatTGAAGAGAGTTAAATGTGTGGTTCAGAACGCTGTCTTTTTGGCATATCATTTAATCCTGGAAACTTCATTTCTGGTAGACCAAAGAGCAATCTTTTCTACCGTCCAAACTGTCGGAATAGGAAATGGTTTTCCAACAGATAAAGAATCACCGTTTGTCAGATGTGCTAGTTCATTTAATTCAACTATGGCTATTGTCGACGGGTATTCTGATGGTGTTTCTTCATCACATACTTCAGACATTACCACTTCTAATGGTTACCAAGAAAAATCTGCTAATGAAGGATCATACCACAGTTTCGATTTGGATTCCGCAGCAAATTCTATATCATCTGTAGCTAGCCCTCATGTTGATTCTTTTGAAGGTGGTGTTAGGCAAAGTGCTTCATTTGACAATGCATTGAACAACAGAGAAATTCACCATCTGGAGACATCTCATGAGCCACTACCCACACCAGTTCTTCCTGGGCAGTTATTCTCATCATTGTCGGCTTCTCTTAAAAGGGTTCTTGGAGAAAGCTTCCCTCATGTCCCTTCTGCTTCCTACCAGTCCATTTCTGCATATTTCAGCTTGAAGGAAAATGATCAAGACAATCAGAATTTGGGCCTTTTCTCTGTTTCTCCATCTCTTGAACCACTTGATGATGAGACAGAAGCAAATGGTGGAGTTGACAAAGAGAAGTCTCCTGATGGCATTTTTGATAGAGAAGAAGCTGTGTCTGTGCCATCTTCTCCTGAACTCTCTGTGGGACACTGCAACGCTGATATTCGTAAAGAAGCCCAACTGTCAGATAAGGATGAAGGCTTAAACGTGTTGGATCTTCAGTGCATTTTGGTTTATCTGTCGAGCCGGCGTGGCTTGAAAGGGACTGTTTGTAAGCAACACCAGCTTTTCCGTATAAAGTACTATGGGGACAACGACATGTCCCTGGGACGTTTCTTTCTCCGCTACTTACTGAATCAG CAACACTGTTGCTCCGAATGTCTTGAACCACCAGAAGCACATGTGTACTCATACACTCATCAGAATGGGAAGCTCACAGTACATGTCAAACGACTTCCTCCTGGGACGCTTTTGCCTGGTGAAGCAGAAGGGAGGCTTTGGATGTGGACCCTTTGCTTAAAGTGCAAGCAAGAGAATGGTATGCTGAAACCTACACGGAGAGTGGTGATGTCTAGTGCAGCGCGTGGTCTATCACTTGGAAAGTTCTTAGAACTTAGCTTTTCAGATCAGTCAGTTTCTAGTAGATTATCCAGCTGTGGGCATTCACTGCACCGTGATTGCCTTCATTTCTACGG ATTGGGCTCCTTAGTTGCAGTGTTCAGCTATTCCTCTGTCGACATCTACACAGCATGTATGCCACCACCAGTTTTGGAGTTTAGTAATCCGAATGGACAGGACTGGCTATATAGTGAGGCTAAAGAT gTTCTTGAAAAAGGACATTTACTGTTCATGGAGGTTATGAACTCACTGCAAAAGATAGTCTCCAGAATCTCGCTTTCAAAGCAACCTACGAACCTTGCAGGTTCTTTGAAAGAACTATCCGAGATTGAAGAGATGTTGAGACAAGAAAAGTCTGACTTTGAG GCATCTTtgcaaaaggctataaataagaaAGGAAAGCTGGGACAAACCGTGCATCAGATTCTTGGTTTGAATCGTTTAAGCCACGAACTTCTACTAGAATTGTATGTTTGGGATCGCCGCTTGCATGCTCTTGGGTTGTCTACCGGAGCTAACAATGGCACTCAAAACTCAGTGCATGAAGAGCAATTACAATTGCATGAGGATGCTGCTGCTGGTAGaggaattgaaaatacaaatacaGTGGAGTACAGTGAAAAAAAACTTGAAGATCCCATTCATATTGCTTCCATGAAAAATGAAGGATCCTTATCTTTTGATGATTGCTCCCACATTGGAAACCTTAGCAATGTAGAAGTGGAGGTCAAACCCAAGATGGTGGAACCATCTCTTTCAGAGGAAAATGCAGCTAAACATATTCAAGTTTCATACCCCTTTTCAGCTGATATGGTTTTAGAATCTGCGGATTCGAGCAGCGGAATCCATAATTCTATTGATGCCAATGCTGCTGAGAAGCTTTCAGTGGAACGAGTTCTAGACCTGTCTGCTAGACTGTGCGATCAAGCTCACTCACTCATCTATGATCATTCACAGACAAGCGAGGCTATCCCAATTATGGCACGCTCTGTATCTGTCACTGATGTAAATCAGAAAGCTGAGACAGCTAACATCTCAGCATCAGGCGAGGCGTCTGCTAACTCGTCATTCAAGGAATCACATCTAAGTTCTTTGCCGCCCGACTTAGAGGACTCGGAAGGCTGGGTGTGGACACCTTTCTCAGAAACTCGCAAGGCATACCGGAAGGATCTCCAGAGAGGATACTCACAGAAGTTTGAATTTATCAATAGCTATACTCCTGCGTACCTTTCAACTGCGAATCAGCTGATTACCCAAGAAAAGTCGAGGTTACAATTCCCAGTCGATTCAGAAGACAATGTTGTGTCCGTTTATGAGGATGAATTTTCAAGCATAATTGCCTGTGCTGTAGCGTTACTGCAGGACCGGTATAGTTCAGGTGAAAACATAGCTGAAAGAAGTAgtaggaaagagaaagaaggagagatggAAAAATCAATTGAGAGTCCATATGGATCAGTCTCTGACTTTTCTATGAGTTACCGTCAATGGTCCTCAAGTGGGTCTTTAGATCTAGAAGGAATAATTTCGTCGCAGAGTGTTTCTTCTGATGAGTCTGTCTCGGGTTCTGATGGATTTTTCATGGCAGACACTTTGCTATCTTCAAAGTCTCTCCACCCAGAAATCCCTTTAGGGGTTGGAAAGTTACCGGGTAAAAGTAAATATTCAGTAGTTTGCATATTCGCAAAACAGTTCTACGCTCTTCGGAGGAGGTGCTGTCCATCGGaactcgattacatctcttccctCAGCCGTTGTAAGAAGTGGgatgctcaaggtgggaagagtgGAGTTTACTTTGCAAAGACATTGGATGATCGGTTTATTGTAAAGCAAGTCAAGAAGACTGAACTTGATTCGTTTTTGAAGTTCGGCCCAGAGTATTTCAAGCACATTTCTCATTCGTTGAGTTCAGGGAGCCAATCGTGCCTCGCGAAGATTCTTGGGATATATCAG GTCATTATTAGACAATCTAAAAGTGGCAAAGAAGTGAAAATCGATCTCATGGTGATGGAGAATCTTTTCTTCGGTCGAAATGTTTCACGCGTGTATGATCTTAAAGGTGCTCATCATCGATGTGCTTCAGATGCAAAAGGCGCTAAAAAAGTTCTTCTAGATCAGAActttgttgatgacatgcttctctctcctttttatgtCGGTGGAAAAACTAAGCATCTCTTGCAAAGGGCAATTTGGAATGACACATCCTTCCTTACT TCGATCAATGTCATGGATTACTCTTTACTTCTCGGAGTGGACAAGCAGCGCCAGGAGATCGTATTTGGCATCATTGATTATCTGAGGCAGTATACCTGGGACAAACATCTTGAAACATGGGTGAAGGCTTTTCCGAAAAATGAATTGCCGACAGTTGTTTCCCCAAAAGAATACAAAAAGAGATTCAGAAACTTCATGTCCAATCACTTCTTGACAGTTCCGGACCGTTGGGGCTCCGACCCATTTTCAGGCCCTTGCAAGTCTTGTCGCAATGGCAGTGATGGATTGTTCTCAactaaataa